The following proteins are encoded in a genomic region of Acidobacteriota bacterium:
- a CDS encoding succinate dehydrogenase/fumarate reductase iron-sulfur subunit: MKKATFSIRRGGRETAKMVDYQTEVTEGMVVLDAVHQIQSESAPDLACRWNCKAGKCGSCSAEINGMPKLMCMTRLDTIPLDQPVTIEPMRAFPPVKDLITDVSWNYEVKKRIKKFKPRTPDAEDGSWRMQQEDVDRVQEFRKCIECYLCQDVCHVLRDHAKHDEFIGPRFLVYSAALEMHPLDTENRTEDLKDLFGIGYCNITKCCTKVCPEGITITDNAIIPLKERVVDEHYDPLKKLVKLFRKK, from the coding sequence ATGAAAAAAGCGACATTCAGTATCAGACGCGGCGGTCGCGAGACGGCGAAAATGGTCGACTATCAGACCGAGGTCACCGAAGGTATGGTCGTGCTCGACGCCGTGCATCAGATCCAGTCCGAGTCGGCTCCGGACCTCGCCTGCCGTTGGAACTGCAAGGCCGGAAAATGCGGTTCGTGCTCTGCCGAGATCAACGGCATGCCCAAATTGATGTGTATGACGCGGCTCGACACTATCCCACTCGACCAGCCCGTCACGATCGAACCGATGCGTGCTTTTCCGCCTGTCAAAGATCTGATCACGGACGTTTCGTGGAATTATGAGGTCAAAAAGCGCATCAAGAAATTCAAGCCGCGAACGCCCGACGCCGAGGACGGCAGCTGGCGAATGCAGCAGGAGGACGTCGACCGCGTTCAGGAATTTCGCAAGTGTATCGAGTGTTATCTCTGTCAGGACGTTTGCCACGTTCTTCGTGATCACGCGAAACACGACGAATTCATCGGCCCGCGTTTCCTGGTTTATTCCGCCGCACTCGAGATGCACCCGCTCGACACCGAGAACCGCACCGAGGATCTCAAGGATCTTTTTGGCATCGGCTACTGCAACATCACAAAATGCTGCACGAAGGTTTGCCCTGAGGGCATTACGATCACCGATAATGCTATCATTCCGCTTAAGGAACGTGTGGTCGACGAGCACTACGATCCGCTCAAAAAGCTCGTAAAGCTGTTTAGAAAGAAATGA
- a CDS encoding DUF1343 domain-containing protein, with protein sequence MTRTRLGVERLLSDKIDLIRGQRIGLVCNQASVLPDTFVHAADAFGERGEFELTTLFGPQHGIRGDVQDNMIETPHSVDERTGRMVYSLYSETRVPTEEMVRDIDTFVVDLQDVGCRIYTFVYTMANCMRAAKQFGKKVVVCDRPNPINGNAIEGNITEHEFRSFVGQFETTDAARYDHRRTRQDVQRTFRHRLRPRGRRDGRLDTRNVGR encoded by the coding sequence ATGACCAGAACAAGACTCGGCGTCGAACGCCTCCTCAGCGACAAGATTGATCTCATTCGCGGACAGCGGATCGGGCTCGTGTGCAATCAGGCATCCGTTTTGCCCGATACTTTCGTACATGCCGCTGACGCATTTGGCGAGCGCGGCGAATTCGAACTGACGACGCTCTTCGGCCCGCAGCACGGAATTCGAGGTGACGTTCAGGACAACATGATCGAGACGCCGCACTCCGTCGATGAGCGTACGGGCCGCATGGTCTATTCGCTCTACAGCGAGACGCGCGTGCCGACCGAAGAGATGGTCCGCGATATCGACACATTCGTCGTCGATCTGCAGGACGTCGGCTGCCGCATCTATACGTTCGTCTACACCATGGCAAACTGCATGCGTGCGGCGAAACAGTTTGGGAAAAAGGTGGTCGTCTGCGACCGGCCTAATCCGATCAACGGCAACGCCATCGAAGGCAACATCACCGAGCACGAGTTCAGATCGTTCGTCGGCCAGTTCGAGACTACCGACGCGGCACGGTATGACCATCGGCGAACTCGCCAGGATGTTCAACGAACATTTCGGCATCGGCTGCGACCTAGAGGTCGTCGAGATGGAAGGTTGGACACGCGAAATGTGGGGCGATGA
- a CDS encoding DUF1343 domain-containing protein — MTIGELARMFNEHFGIGCDLEVVEMEGWTREMWGDETGLQWILPSPNIPTVDTCVVFPATVHIEGTELSEGRGTTRVFELNGAPFIDPYDWVRELDSFNFAGVKFRHVFFRPTFQKWAERTCGGVQIHVTDREAFTPVIVGIAIIKTAYDMYTEHFQWKQEAYEYVYDVNPFDVVCGTDKIRKQIENGVALNEIESDWADGLAAFREARKPYLLY, encoded by the coding sequence ATGACCATCGGCGAACTCGCCAGGATGTTCAACGAACATTTCGGCATCGGCTGCGACCTAGAGGTCGTCGAGATGGAAGGTTGGACACGCGAAATGTGGGGCGATGAGACCGGTTTGCAATGGATCTTGCCCTCGCCAAACATCCCGACGGTCGATACCTGCGTCGTCTTTCCCGCAACCGTCCACATCGAGGGCACCGAACTCAGCGAAGGCCGCGGTACGACACGCGTTTTCGAGCTGAACGGCGCACCGTTCATCGACCCGTACGATTGGGTCCGCGAGCTCGACAGCTTTAACTTTGCCGGCGTTAAGTTTCGCCACGTCTTTTTCCGCCCGACATTCCAAAAGTGGGCCGAGCGAACCTGCGGCGGCGTCCAGATCCACGTCACCGACCGCGAGGCATTTACGCCCGTCATCGTCGGGATCGCCATCATAAAGACGGCCTACGACATGTACACCGAGCATTTCCAGTGGAAACAGGAAGCGTACGAATACGTCTATGACGTTAACCCATTCGACGTCGTCTGCGGCACCGACAAGATCCGCAAACAGATCGAGAACGGTGTAGCTCTTAACGAGATCGAATCGGATTGGGCCGATGGTTTGGCGGCATTCCGTGAGGCAAGAAAGCCGTATCTGCTTTATTGA
- a CDS encoding YegP family protein, translating to MAGKFELKVSKNGKYHFNLLAGNGQIILSSEMYESKSAAENGIASVSKNAADEGRFERRESAKGDPYFVIKAGNGQEIGRSEMYSSKASMENGIASVMKNAPGAETVEA from the coding sequence ATGGCTGGGAAATTTGAACTAAAAGTATCGAAAAATGGTAAGTATCATTTTAATCTCTTGGCAGGAAACGGTCAGATCATCCTTTCGTCTGAAATGTATGAATCAAAATCCGCCGCCGAGAACGGAATTGCTTCGGTCTCGAAGAATGCCGCTGACGAAGGCCGCTTTGAGCGCCGCGAGTCGGCCAAGGGTGATCCGTATTTTGTCATAAAGGCAGGAAACGGCCAAGAGATCGGCCGCAGCGAAATGTATTCGTCGAAAGCATCGATGGAGAACGGCATCGCTTCGGTAATGAAAAATGCTCCGGGTGCCGAAACCGTCGAGGCATAG